A region of Pyxidicoccus parkwaysis DNA encodes the following proteins:
- a CDS encoding lysyl oxidase family protein: MSLLFVMSACKDEDPKPEPQPTVPELSDTPLWQVKVDPSLKDECFGTSVALADFNGDGRKDLAVGTEPCLTNFVAAKHPGRVSFFAGEERFFSKQPVSALMTWTNTNTRTTGRGLRTVAGDVNGDAYADLLVTGQFGASVFLGGPDLGAILTAPAFRVPGNGFFIFTTFVDFNGDGLDDVVSSRAGVLSFYQATPGAEGGTFTLVHTRQGISFSNQGDINGDGADDLMMPSEDTENLRELYLGCKAGSSFACEGPLSAEPVRTLVASSAKLLPDFNEDGHPDAFLFMPNGVMNFHLSEPGGALSSTPVWSLMEDATFPGMGSPVAVGDMDGDGERHDFVMGALGRLYFYSPSKGISAELKPVWTWPRADSLPANYDVYRRPSVAVPGDLDGDGYDDLVVATGALGDVLTSPVGEVSIYGGGRVPTEPKDLPYAAPVRSCDLKLDPVNGKPDLTVDVSTLARTLHVVRKTFAADACEVFEGCVAAPGERRLLRFSTAIQNLGRASAVFPPIDSRPDLYVFDECHGHDHLKGFAGYQLRDSRGETVLTGRKQGFALLDVTSYCTDSAPSVFYDPMGISAGWADIYTFDVPCQWVDITGLADGEYTLRVGVDESDILEEEGVYPNEVFVRMSLKGDTATALP; encoded by the coding sequence ATGTCCCTGCTGTTCGTCATGAGCGCCTGTAAAGACGAGGACCCGAAGCCCGAGCCTCAGCCCACCGTCCCCGAGCTCTCCGACACGCCGCTGTGGCAGGTGAAGGTGGACCCGAGCCTGAAGGACGAGTGCTTCGGCACCTCCGTCGCGCTCGCGGACTTCAACGGCGATGGCCGCAAGGACCTCGCCGTGGGCACCGAGCCATGTCTGACGAATTTCGTCGCGGCGAAGCACCCCGGCCGCGTGTCGTTCTTCGCGGGCGAGGAGCGCTTCTTCTCCAAACAGCCCGTCTCCGCGCTGATGACCTGGACCAACACCAACACCCGGACGACGGGACGGGGACTCCGGACCGTGGCCGGCGACGTGAATGGAGACGCGTACGCGGACCTGCTCGTCACGGGGCAGTTCGGCGCGTCCGTCTTCCTCGGCGGGCCGGACCTGGGAGCCATCCTCACGGCACCGGCCTTCCGCGTCCCGGGCAACGGCTTCTTCATCTTCACCACCTTCGTCGACTTCAACGGAGACGGGCTGGACGACGTGGTGAGCAGCAGGGCCGGCGTGCTGTCCTTCTACCAGGCCACGCCCGGAGCGGAGGGCGGGACCTTCACCCTGGTCCACACCCGGCAGGGCATCTCCTTCTCCAACCAGGGGGACATCAACGGCGACGGCGCCGACGACCTGATGATGCCGTCGGAAGACACGGAGAACCTCCGGGAGCTGTATCTGGGTTGCAAGGCGGGCAGTTCCTTCGCCTGCGAGGGCCCGCTGTCCGCCGAGCCCGTGCGGACGCTCGTGGCCAGCAGCGCGAAGCTGCTCCCCGACTTCAACGAGGACGGCCATCCCGACGCCTTCCTGTTCATGCCCAACGGCGTGATGAACTTCCACCTGTCCGAGCCGGGAGGCGCCCTCTCCTCCACGCCGGTCTGGTCGCTGATGGAGGATGCGACCTTCCCCGGCATGGGCTCGCCCGTTGCCGTGGGGGACATGGACGGAGATGGCGAGCGCCATGACTTCGTGATGGGTGCGCTGGGGCGCCTCTACTTCTACTCACCCTCGAAGGGCATCTCCGCTGAGCTGAAGCCCGTGTGGACCTGGCCTCGCGCGGATTCGCTGCCCGCCAACTACGACGTGTACCGGCGTCCCTCGGTGGCGGTGCCTGGGGACCTGGACGGCGACGGCTACGACGACCTGGTGGTGGCCACGGGGGCCCTCGGCGACGTCCTGACCTCTCCCGTGGGCGAGGTGTCCATCTACGGCGGCGGCCGCGTGCCGACGGAGCCGAAGGACCTGCCGTACGCCGCGCCCGTCCGCTCGTGTGATTTGAAGTTGGACCCGGTGAATGGCAAGCCGGACCTCACGGTGGATGTGAGCACGCTGGCTCGTACGCTGCACGTGGTGCGCAAGACGTTCGCCGCTGACGCGTGCGAGGTGTTCGAGGGCTGCGTCGCGGCCCCGGGCGAGCGCCGTCTGCTGCGCTTCAGCACGGCCATCCAGAACCTCGGGCGGGCGAGCGCCGTCTTCCCTCCCATCGACTCGCGGCCGGACCTGTATGTCTTCGACGAGTGCCACGGGCACGACCATCTGAAGGGCTTCGCCGGCTACCAGCTGCGCGACTCGCGAGGGGAGACGGTCCTCACCGGGCGCAAGCAGGGCTTCGCGCTGTTGGATGTCACCAGCTACTGCACGGACTCGGCGCCGTCCGTGTTCTACGACCCCATGGGCATCTCCGCCGGGTGGGCGGACATCTACACCTTCGACGTGCCGTGCCAGTGGGTGGACATCACCGGCCTGGCGGACGGCGAGTACACGCTGCGCGTCGGAGTGGATGAGTCGGACATCCTCGAGGAGGAGGGTGTGTATCCCAACGAAGTGTTCGTCCGCATGTCGTTGAAGGGCGACACGGCCACCGCGCTTCCGTAA
- a CDS encoding lysyl oxidase family protein: MTVSTQRFRVLLLSLLAVSLTACPDDPDPIPDAGADAGIPDSGVPDAGEPDSGVPDSGVPDAGEPDAGQPDAGPVLSEVPRWEVTFDTNYKEGCFGRSVALGDLNGDGKKDLVVAAPPCLTTTRDPGRVSVFAGEATYFTKQPLTTVMNWRNTSSGTRGNQMTVSTGNVDGDAYADVLVSGQYGALVFKGRADLSQVFAEPLFVAPGTGVYNNAVLADVDGDGLDDLVSVRQTVVSVYRATPGAAAPFTLVPRTASLFTNSVRRAGDINGDGAMDLVVTNGSSFGVMLGCKAGGTVTCDGALSAQSAWSVTTRSMWLLPDLNADGAPERFVGPGGGTQMLQLSDAQAQGGYSTTPVWTAMADPVFSLFGNIIVPAGDLDGDGKKNDFIVGSDGRLYLYSPAQGVSAELKPVWAWPRADSLPSGYEGFHRFAVLAPGDLDGNGFDDLVVGAAPPAGLVSGPAGRVAVLGGGAVPATPTAPPHLPTVASCNLQLGAQDGKPDLTVDADVLARSLYVERRAFAADSCEVMEGCVAAGGERRLLRFSTSIVNLGNAIASVPSVEERPDLYVWDACHGHDHLTNFAGYALRDAQGHDVVQGRKQGFYLVDYHRQCSDAAPYLLAIERMSISPGWSDIYLADIPCQWIDITDLTDGTYTLRVGVDEQDVIDEANTLPNEAKLNVRIDGSSVTVLP, from the coding sequence ATGACGGTTTCAACGCAACGGTTTCGAGTCCTTCTTCTCTCGCTGCTAGCAGTGTCACTGACGGCCTGTCCCGACGACCCCGACCCCATTCCCGATGCTGGAGCGGATGCCGGCATCCCCGACTCCGGAGTGCCGGACGCGGGCGAACCGGACTCCGGTGTCCCCGACTCCGGAGTGCCGGACGCAGGTGAGCCCGATGCGGGCCAGCCGGACGCGGGGCCGGTGCTCTCCGAGGTGCCCCGGTGGGAAGTGACGTTCGACACCAACTACAAGGAGGGCTGCTTCGGCCGCTCTGTCGCGCTGGGTGACTTGAATGGCGACGGCAAGAAGGACCTCGTGGTCGCCGCCCCGCCGTGCCTCACCACCACGAGAGATCCGGGCCGCGTCTCCGTCTTCGCCGGAGAGGCCACGTACTTCACGAAGCAGCCCCTCACCACGGTGATGAACTGGCGCAACACCAGCTCGGGCACGCGGGGCAACCAGATGACGGTCTCCACCGGCAACGTGGACGGGGACGCGTACGCGGACGTGCTCGTCTCGGGACAGTACGGTGCACTCGTGTTCAAGGGCCGTGCGGACCTGTCCCAGGTGTTCGCCGAGCCGCTGTTCGTGGCGCCGGGCACCGGCGTCTACAACAACGCCGTGCTCGCGGACGTGGATGGCGACGGGCTGGATGACCTGGTGAGCGTGCGGCAGACGGTGGTGTCCGTGTACCGGGCCACTCCGGGCGCGGCTGCGCCCTTCACCCTGGTGCCCCGCACCGCGTCCCTCTTCACCAACAGCGTGCGGCGCGCGGGCGACATCAACGGCGACGGTGCCATGGACCTCGTCGTCACCAACGGCTCGTCGTTCGGCGTCATGCTCGGGTGCAAGGCGGGGGGCACGGTGACGTGTGATGGGGCGCTGTCGGCGCAGTCCGCGTGGAGCGTGACGACTCGCTCCATGTGGCTCCTGCCGGACCTCAATGCCGACGGAGCGCCCGAGCGCTTCGTGGGCCCGGGCGGTGGCACGCAGATGCTGCAACTCTCCGACGCGCAGGCGCAGGGCGGTTACTCGACGACGCCGGTGTGGACCGCGATGGCCGACCCGGTCTTCTCCCTCTTCGGGAACATCATCGTCCCGGCGGGCGACCTGGATGGAGACGGGAAGAAGAACGACTTCATCGTGGGCTCGGATGGACGGCTCTATCTCTATTCTCCGGCGCAGGGTGTCTCCGCCGAGCTGAAGCCCGTCTGGGCGTGGCCTCGCGCGGACAGCCTGCCCTCCGGCTACGAGGGCTTCCATCGCTTCGCAGTGCTGGCGCCGGGAGACCTGGACGGCAATGGCTTCGATGACCTCGTCGTGGGCGCGGCGCCTCCGGCCGGGCTCGTCTCCGGTCCCGCGGGGCGCGTGGCCGTCCTCGGCGGTGGCGCGGTGCCCGCCACGCCCACGGCTCCGCCGCACCTGCCCACAGTGGCTTCGTGCAACCTCCAGCTCGGCGCACAGGACGGCAAGCCGGACCTCACGGTGGACGCGGACGTGCTGGCCCGCTCGCTGTACGTGGAACGCCGCGCCTTCGCGGCGGACTCGTGCGAGGTGATGGAGGGCTGCGTGGCGGCGGGAGGTGAGCGCAGGCTGCTGCGCTTCAGCACCTCCATCGTCAACCTGGGCAATGCCATTGCCTCCGTGCCCAGCGTGGAGGAGCGGCCGGACCTCTACGTCTGGGACGCGTGCCATGGGCACGACCACCTGACGAACTTCGCCGGGTACGCGCTGCGGGATGCGCAGGGCCATGACGTCGTCCAGGGACGCAAGCAGGGCTTCTACCTGGTGGACTACCACCGTCAGTGCTCGGACGCGGCGCCGTACCTCCTCGCCATCGAGCGCATGAGCATCTCCCCGGGTTGGTCGGACATCTACCTCGCGGACATCCCCTGCCAGTGGATTGACATCACCGACCTCACGGACGGCACGTACACGCTGCGCGTCGGCGTGGACGAGCAGGACGTCATCGACGAGGCGAACACGCTCCCCAACGAGGCGAAGCTCAACGTCCGCATCGACGGGAGCTCCGTCACCGTGCTGCCGTAG
- a CDS encoding MDR family MFS transporter: protein MAPSAATASADTLSAAMPSFTRAQKVFTMLGALLGLLLAALDQTIVATAGPAIQADLHIPASLYAWLTTAYLVASTMMVPVWGKLSDLLGRRAVLAVGILVFLAGSFLCGAARSTVALILFRAVQGLGSAALFTAALAVVADLFEPRERGKYQGLFGAVFGLSSVVGPLVGGFITDHFGWHWVFFINLPVGAVALTLVLLRMPKLRPPGMARGGLDVPGAVFLALAVVPLLLALSLGRGDGGAWAWTSWRILGLFALSVLGTVLLLRVERRAKEPLLDLKLFRIRAFSTANVAVFIIGAAFLSGVVFLPLFMVNVVGLSATRSGLTITPLTLGVVAGNVLSGQLVSKLGKYKVLLLGSLVLLMVGFTVMGFTLSPESTQAGVTMKMVLVGLGLGPSIPIFTMAIQNAVPRERIGVATASATFFRQLGMTLGVALLGTVFAAALSREMGARMPGATEGLPESVRAEVAVVAPGMSGEGSAPAAGFQGEAVKARLRTEFDAERARVSEAERARVDAEEQRALASVDRVHLVVKEAFTSGVSAVYRIAIGIALLAFLVTLLLPEQPLRTGRASAPME from the coding sequence ATGGCCCCGTCCGCCGCCACAGCCTCCGCCGACACACTGTCCGCCGCGATGCCGTCGTTCACCCGGGCACAGAAGGTCTTCACGATGCTCGGGGCGCTGCTGGGCTTGCTGCTCGCGGCGTTGGACCAGACGATTGTCGCGACAGCGGGCCCGGCCATCCAGGCGGACCTGCACATCCCCGCGTCGCTCTACGCGTGGCTGACCACGGCGTATCTGGTGGCCTCCACGATGATGGTGCCCGTGTGGGGGAAGCTGTCGGATTTGCTGGGCCGGCGCGCGGTGCTGGCGGTGGGCATCCTCGTCTTCCTCGCGGGCAGCTTCCTGTGCGGAGCGGCGCGGTCCACGGTGGCGCTCATCCTCTTCCGCGCGGTGCAGGGACTGGGCAGCGCAGCGCTCTTCACCGCGGCGCTGGCCGTGGTGGCGGACCTCTTCGAGCCTCGCGAGCGAGGCAAGTACCAGGGCCTCTTCGGCGCTGTGTTCGGCCTGTCGAGCGTGGTGGGCCCGCTGGTGGGCGGCTTCATCACCGACCACTTCGGCTGGCACTGGGTGTTCTTCATCAACCTGCCGGTGGGCGCGGTGGCGCTGACGCTGGTGCTGCTGCGCATGCCGAAGCTGCGGCCTCCGGGCATGGCGCGCGGCGGGCTGGATGTGCCCGGTGCGGTGTTCCTGGCGCTGGCGGTGGTGCCGCTGCTGCTCGCGCTCAGCCTGGGTCGAGGTGATGGCGGAGCGTGGGCGTGGACCTCCTGGCGAATCCTGGGCCTGTTCGCGCTGTCCGTGCTGGGCACGGTGCTGCTCCTCCGCGTGGAGCGGCGCGCGAAGGAGCCGCTGCTGGACTTGAAGCTGTTCCGCATCCGGGCCTTCAGCACGGCGAACGTGGCGGTGTTCATCATCGGCGCGGCGTTCCTCTCGGGCGTGGTCTTCCTGCCGCTGTTCATGGTGAACGTGGTGGGGCTGTCGGCGACGCGCTCGGGGCTGACGATTACGCCGCTGACGCTGGGCGTGGTGGCGGGCAACGTGCTCAGCGGGCAGCTCGTGTCGAAGCTCGGCAAGTACAAGGTGCTGCTGCTCGGCTCGCTCGTGCTGCTGATGGTGGGCTTCACGGTGATGGGCTTCACGCTGTCGCCCGAGTCCACGCAGGCCGGAGTCACCATGAAGATGGTGCTGGTGGGCCTGGGCCTCGGGCCGTCGATTCCCATCTTCACGATGGCCATCCAGAACGCGGTGCCGCGCGAGCGCATCGGCGTGGCCACTGCGTCGGCGACGTTCTTCCGTCAGCTCGGGATGACGCTGGGCGTGGCGCTGCTGGGCACGGTGTTCGCGGCCGCGCTGTCGCGCGAAATGGGCGCGCGCATGCCCGGGGCTACGGAAGGGCTGCCCGAGTCGGTGCGGGCCGAGGTCGCGGTGGTGGCGCCGGGAATGAGTGGCGAAGGCAGCGCGCCGGCCGCGGGCTTCCAGGGCGAGGCGGTGAAGGCACGTCTGCGCACCGAGTTCGACGCGGAGCGCGCTCGGGTGAGCGAGGCGGAGCGAGCACGCGTGGACGCGGAGGAGCAACGCGCGCTGGCGTCAGTGGACCGCGTGCACCTGGTGGTGAAGGAAGCCTTCACGAGCGGCGTGTCGGCGGTGTACCGCATCGCCATCGGCATCGCGCTGCTGGCGTTCCTGGTGACACTCTTGCTGCCGGAACAGCCGCTGCGGACAGGACGCGCCTCCGCGCCAATGGAGTGA
- a CDS encoding adenylate/guanylate cyclase domain-containing protein: MTVNARDSRMMRGQPAVTGPDVAGWLVTEARSVDSPAALLDGLCQRLVEQGIPLARASISLFTLHPLLHGRSFRWRPNHGASTEVHPHGLQHLPGFALSPFKALLDGSPGIHRRLEDPPAPDDFPMFAELRADGLTDYLALPVCFSDGARHAVSWATSAPGGFTDAHLALLHGLHPLLALVLEVFARKDMTGVLLDTYLGRDTGRRILQGQIRRGDGETTSAVICLSDLRRFTTLSDALPRDALLELLNAYFETMVSAFHSHGAEVLKFIGDAVLAIFRIDADSPVEERCEAAARTVRAALAASSRDNAERRRKGLPTYEFGAALHVGDVMYGNIGASDRLDFTVIGPAVNLADRIGGLCAALNEPVLLSEAFASHFRGGTRDLGEHRLKGVSTPVRIYSLAPEADSSEALTAA; the protein is encoded by the coding sequence GTGACAGTGAATGCCCGAGACTCGCGGATGATGCGCGGACAGCCGGCCGTGACGGGCCCGGATGTCGCGGGTTGGCTCGTGACGGAAGCGCGGAGTGTGGACAGCCCGGCCGCGCTGCTCGACGGCCTGTGCCAGCGACTGGTGGAACAGGGCATTCCGCTGGCTCGAGCATCCATCTCCCTCTTCACCCTGCACCCGCTGTTGCACGGCCGCAGCTTCCGCTGGCGTCCCAACCACGGTGCCTCCACGGAAGTCCACCCGCACGGCCTGCAGCACCTGCCCGGCTTCGCGCTCAGTCCATTCAAGGCGCTGCTCGACGGCTCGCCCGGCATCCACCGCCGCCTGGAGGATCCGCCCGCGCCGGACGACTTCCCGATGTTCGCCGAGCTGCGCGCGGACGGGCTCACGGACTACCTCGCGCTGCCGGTGTGCTTCAGCGATGGGGCGCGGCATGCCGTGTCGTGGGCCACCTCCGCGCCGGGCGGCTTCACGGACGCGCACCTCGCGCTGCTGCACGGACTGCATCCGCTCTTGGCGCTGGTGCTGGAGGTGTTCGCTCGCAAGGACATGACGGGCGTGCTGCTGGACACGTACCTGGGCCGCGACACGGGGCGGCGCATCCTCCAGGGACAGATTCGCCGGGGCGACGGTGAGACGACGTCCGCGGTCATCTGCCTGAGTGACTTGCGCCGCTTCACGACGCTGTCGGACGCGCTGCCTCGCGACGCGCTGCTGGAGCTGCTCAACGCGTACTTCGAGACCATGGTGAGCGCCTTCCATTCGCACGGCGCGGAGGTGCTCAAGTTCATCGGCGACGCGGTGCTCGCCATCTTCCGCATCGACGCGGACTCACCGGTGGAGGAGCGCTGCGAGGCCGCCGCCCGCACCGTCCGCGCGGCCCTGGCTGCCAGCTCCCGCGACAACGCGGAGCGCCGCCGCAAGGGCCTGCCCACCTATGAGTTCGGCGCCGCGCTCCACGTGGGCGACGTCATGTACGGCAACATCGGCGCGTCGGACCGGCTGGACTTCACCGTCATCGGACCGGCTGTGAATCTCGCCGACCGCATCGGCGGGCTGTGCGCCGCCCTCAACGAGCCCGTGCTCCTGTCCGAGGCCTTCGCCTCCCACTTCCGTGGCGGCACGCGGGACCTCGGTGAGCACAGGCTCAAGGGCGTCTCGACTCCCGTGCGCATCTACTCGCTCGCGCCCGAGGCTGACAGCTCGGAGGCGCTCACCGCCGCTTGA